From the Lathyrus oleraceus cultivar Zhongwan6 chromosome 3, CAAS_Psat_ZW6_1.0, whole genome shotgun sequence genome, the window AACCGAGAAGGTTGACTATGGTGATATCACTACAATGTCCCAATATTATGACGtccctttaagatgcttcactttccccgaCTTACAAATCTCTCCAACCTTGGAAGACCTCGAGAGACTCCTAATCGACCAATCAAAGAGTACAACCCTTTCCCGAAGTTGGAAGAAGGCTTCTGTTTGACCGAGCTCTAACTCACCTTGGGTATCAACGCCAACAAGCTAGTGGATAATTGGGGAGTTAAAGGATCCATCAAAGGTTTAACTCAAAAGTTCCTAGAAGCCCATGCTTAGGAAATGATTAAAAAAGGAAGACCCGACTTTTATAGTGCAACTTTGGCACTTTTGATTCATGGAATTGTCCTCTTCCCAAATGTGGACAAGTTCGTGGATCAGTTAGCAGTTGAAGTCGTTTTAACAAAGAATCCGGTGCCTTTTTTACTTGCCAATTTCTACCATACCTTCCATACAAGACATGATAAGAAGGGAGGTACTTTCCTTTGTTTCACTCCTATGCTACATCTTTGGATGAGGGCCTGCATGCCTCAAAGTGAACCCTTCTCCGAAAACAAACTGACATGGCCACAAATATTTGCATCTCTCTCTGCCAACTCAATTCTATTGTACAAGAGGGAATGGGATACAAAGGACGTCATCGTAAGATGTGGAGAGTTCTCTAACGTACCCTTAATAGGAACgcaaggttgcatcaactacaaccctgctatACTCAAGAGACAACTAGGGTACGCCATGACGAGTCCCCCCGAGGAAAGAGATTTCACTCCATTTGTCATTAATACCGTGGATCCACTTGATTCAAACGTGAAAAGAGTGAGAAAAGCTTGGACAAACATAGTCCGTATTGACCATGAATGGGGTAAGAAAAACatcctagccaaggaaccctactaTGTGTGGGTAAAAGAGAGGGCTAGGATTGTTAAGATGTCGTTTCTTTTTTATCCTTCTTCATTCCCGTTGATGCCCAAGCCCGAGCCTATCCTACAAGAGGACATGGACAAACTTACCAGCCAAATCAAAGAGCTCgagttggaaaacactcaacTACGAGTCCAACTGAATCGTGCCAAGGAACGTAACCACGTCTTGGAGGATAAGGGTAAGCAAGTCTGTGAAAAATTTGAAGACAGTAAGAAAAGGCTCCGATTAGCCGAGGGACAAAGAGTTTGGGTTGGTGGAGCTTTACAAAGAGCTAATTCTGAGCTAGACTTCTGCAACAAAGAGTTGGATCGAGCGTCCTGAATCATCAAGGACCTTGAAAATACTATCGAGAGGTCTAATGCCAAGAAGAAAGAAGCGAGGGAAGATTACGAGGCCCAAAATCTCGAACTAAGGACCACTCTAAAAGAGTATAAGGACTTTCTAGCCAAGGAGCAACTAGAGAAAGAAAATATTCACTAAAGCTTCATGCGTGAGCAGTTCAACCTTGGACGAGCTTGCGAGCAAATCAAGAACTTGAAGAGGGGAATCTATGACCAAGCCTATGTAGAATTGCAAAACAACTGCAGACATTGGGAGGAGTGTTGCCATGGATTCGAAGTTCCCATTATTCAAAGGGACGAAATCATCCATAATCTCTAAGCCCTTTACGAAGAATGGAGGGACAAGTACACCAACATGACGGTATTAACTAACTATTCCCTTCAAGACTTTCCCGACAAGTTGAAGGAGGCGGATCTGATCATGTGCCCAGATAATACCCCCAAAGAGGTCTACCACTTCGTCAAGTTCTGCAAAAGAATAATGGTTGAACTCATCACCAATATTGAGGCTCTccgcaagtctcaaggggtcacttTTAGGGTGGATATCTAGTTGGTTTATTTGCTTCTATTACTTGTATTTTCCAACTTCTATGTATTGCAGTCTAGTttcccttcaaaggatgaatGAAAGTTGTGATTTTTCTCTATTGTGTCTTCCTTTATTTATGATTGTGAACGTGAATCGTCAAGTAGTTTTTGCAATGAATAAACACGAAtaactaaaaagagctttgtTTTAACACACAAAATTCATGCATCATCTGCATCTTTCaaaacacaaaaacataaaaaactcatccatccaccCTTTTTTCTGACAAGAACCACTCTCCAAAGCTGACTTTTCGGTACGATACACGAGGACGTCGACAAGCTGTCACGGAGCAACTTCAAGAGAACCAAGTTGTCCTTAAGGAAGAAGTATCCCAGATGCGGTCCCAAATACGGCAGTTGATGGAGACTATTCAAGCAGTCGCAAGAGGCCAAGAGGTtatggcaaaaatgcaagaagaaatGAACCAACGTGCCAGTACTACCAATCCTCCTACCCCTCTAGTGGTTGAGACTCCGACTCTAGTTCCTCAAGTTGATCCTCCAATTAACATTAATGCATCCGGCGATGTTCCAAACGACAATCCTCGTCCTCATGTTTTTGAGACAGACGACCAACATGATGCATTCTTCAGCCCAAGGGATGCTTCTCAGGATGACGCCTTCGGTTCAACAACCAATGAGGTGGAGAGGAAGGTGAAGGCTATTGAGGAAAAGCTCAAGGCAATATGGAGCACTGATGTTTTAGGCTTTGATGTGGCAGAAATGTGCTTGGTACCTTGGTACCTAGGATGCACATTAGGGCATACTGCCGAAAGACGGCTGCCTATTCCAGCGATGATCAACCTTTAATGCATTTTTTCCAGGATTCCCTCAGTGGGGaatctttggattggtacatgcaACTTGAGGGCAACCATATTCACACATCAAGGGAAATGGCTGAGGCATTCCTCAAGCactatcagtacaacactgatatGGCACCTAATTGCACCCAGTTGCAAAATCTGACTCAGAGGCCTGAGGAgtccttcaaagagtatgcccagcgGTGGAGGGAATTAGTTGCTAGGGTACAACCCCTATTTCTAGAAAGAGAACTGGTATACATGTTTATGGGAAACCTGCAAGGTCCATACCTTGATAGAATGGTAGGGAGCACCTCTTCGAGCTTTTCTGACCTAGTCTTAGCCAGTGAAAGAATAGAAAATATGATTAAAATGGGAAAGATCCAGAACTCTGCCAGTACTTCTAGTGCATCGAAGAAACCTTTTGTTCCCTACGGTAAAAAACGAGAAGGCGAGACCAGTGCCTTCTCCATCATTCGAACAAGAAATCCCACTTATCCACAAGTAGCATCCATAGCTCCCGTTCAACCAAGTCAACAACAACCATTTGCAATTCCAgttcaaactcaacaacaacaacaacagtatcaacaacaaccgcaacgtCAGCAAccacagtatcaacaacaacaacaaaggatGCGAAGGCCCGAGAGAAGATTTGACACAGTTCCCATGCCTTATAGCCACATTCTACCAAATTTACTGAGGGGATCACTTGTACAACTAAGGGAGTTAGGACCCCCAGCAACGGTTCTTCCTCCCGGATATGATGCAAATGCCCGCTGTGAATTTAATTCTGGCGCTCCTGGGCATTCGATCGAGAATTGTAAAGCATTAAAGTACAAGGTTCAAGAGCTTATTGATTCTAAGGCAATCACATTCTCCCCCAAGAGGCCGAATGTAAATAATAACCTGATGCCCCCTCACAACAATGCATCAGTGAATATGATGGAAGCTGACAATGGAAGGAGATTGATGTCCTGTGTGGACGAGTTAAAAACACCACTCATCGAGATCAAGAATGCTTTAATGAAGGATAATGCCTTTCCCATC encodes:
- the LOC127129631 gene encoding uncharacterized protein LOC127129631; its protein translation is MIKKGRPDFYSATLALLIHGIVLFPNVDKFVDQLAVEVVLTKNPVPFLLANFYHTFHTRHDKKGGTFLCFTPMLHLWMRACMPQSEPFSENKLTWPQIFASLSANSILLYKREWDTKDVIVRCGEFSNVPLIGTQGCINYNPAILKRQLGYAMTSPPEERDFTPFVINTVDPLDSNVKRVRKAWTNIVRIDHEWGKKNILAKEPYYVWVKERARIVKMSFLFYPSSFPLMPKPEPILQEDMDKLTSQIKELELENTQLRVQLNRAKERNHVLEDKGKQVCEKFEDSKKRLRLAEGQRVWVGGALQRANSELDFCNKELDRAS